A stretch of Arctopsyche grandis isolate Sample6627 chromosome 9, ASM5162203v2, whole genome shotgun sequence DNA encodes these proteins:
- the LOC143916730 gene encoding uncharacterized protein LOC143916730, whose protein sequence is MNAGGAVPLALLITEGQTAEEYTSVFTLLKKAIGEFGFGGLGSPYCFLTDDSDAERMSLGNVFPNAKLLLCIFHIGQSIWRWLCNAKHNILEEDRPILFRLFQQMYSARSTIQAQEAFELTNTSNISLKYLNWIKYMSKYWERKECWCVAYRDTRMRGNQTNNFTVRIFKDIILQRYKSYNGVILVDSICTDEEKYYVDKYSDYAHGRIDKKRFHLQFEFDKSKYLKKEMIVKKDDDNFLIPSETITGKIYEVDFTLGHCTCEIGRFGKICKHQIVVYSLHLNISEDDTAEERYS, encoded by the coding sequence ATGAACGCTGGTGGTGCTGTGCCTTTGGCTCTTCTCATCACCGAGGGCCAAACTGCTGAGGAATACACTTCAGTATTCACTCTCTTAAAAAAGGCCATCGGCGAGTTTGGCTTCGGTGGATTGGGCTCGCCATACTGCTTCTTGACAGATGATAGTGATGCTGAGCGAATGTCTCTTGGAAATGTTTTTCCTAACGCGAAGTTACTTTTGTGCATCTTTCATATAGGGCAATCTATTTGGAGATGGCTTTGCAATGCAAAGCATAATATTTTAGAAGAAGACCGACCAATTTTGTTTCGTTTGTTCCAACAAATGTATTCAGCAAGAAGTACAATACAGGCCCAAGAAGCCTTTGAGTTGACAAATACAAGTAATATATcacttaaatatttgaattggaTAAAATATATGTCAAAATATTGGGAAAGGAAAGAATGTTGGTGTGTGGCTTATCGTGATACTAGAATGCGCGGTAACCAAACAAACAATTTTACCGTCAGAATTTTTAAGGACATTATTTTACAGAGGTATAAATCCTACAATGGGGTAATACTAGTCGATTCTATTTGTACTGATGAggaaaaatattatgtagaCAAGTATTCAGATTATGCTCACGGTAGAATTGACAAAAAGAGGTTTCatttgcaatttgaatttgataaaTCAAAATACTTAAAGAAAGAAATGATCGTAAAAAAAGATGATGATAATTTCCTAATACCGAGTGAAACAATCACGGGAAAAATATATGAGGTGGATTTTACTCTCGGACACTGTACTTGCGAGATAGGACGTTTTGGCAAAATTTGTAAACACCAAATTGTTGTTTATTCGTTGCATCTAAATATATCGGAAGATGATACCGCAGAAGAAAGGTATTCTTAG